A region from the Chrysoperla carnea chromosome 4, inChrCarn1.1, whole genome shotgun sequence genome encodes:
- the LOC123298121 gene encoding cytochrome c oxidase assembly protein COX16 homolog, mitochondrial yields the protein MDILSKLKQLYRKKFIRYGIPFMCLVVGGSFGLREFTQIKFQFKPTKKITPEEAEKYGVKMKNPKEVTLESEYEKIKELDIEHWENIRGPRPWEEGTTKNTNPL from the exons atggatattttatcaaaattaaaacaattgtacagaaaaaaatttataagatacGGTATTCCATTTATGTGCTTAGTTGTAGGTGGATCGTTTGGTTTAAGAGAGTTCACCCAAATTAA gtTTCAGTTCAAGCCAACAAAGAAAATTACACCGGAAGAGGCTGAAAAATATGgtgtgaaaatgaaaaatccaAAAGAAGTCACACTTGAATcagaatatgaaaaaattaaagaattagaTATCGAACATTGGGAAAACATTCGAGGACCTCGACCTTGGGAAGAAGGAACAACGAAAAATACGAAtcctttataa